One genomic region from Spirosoma sp. KCTC 42546 encodes:
- a CDS encoding papain fold toxin domain-containing protein: MRVNNFIPRCFTILTLLFLFSCQKSFDIVDSLRENKSEELSIENAQQWFVEKHTSANSRQSSENAKTPNWNRALYLDFEFGEAVVTPLIYQQNYSVSFIKNKNTSKQSPKATMSLNSLNYLLVYKDKDNKYVEEIVSIIPEEEYVFQSNYMKKNVSFSGIIQVKDWEGNIAKGYIYDNNKLIGKITDTKNARLLLDCYETSYYSCPSENLSSSGEVMNYQGCNFLYSSTSCFASSGSSDGNGYSSIVGFNAAESPVEKARKLAAKVPQAYKQNLQCVPFANALKKTMQMNNISGKLLEVRTTVPNQNIMSDLYQSGNVPIATNGYHQAIQVGDTVFDNLNSGGVDYNSWRGALAAPSTLVVTSSDF, translated from the coding sequence ATGAGAGTAAACAACTTTATTCCAAGGTGTTTTACCATTCTCACCCTTCTATTTCTATTTTCATGTCAGAAAAGTTTTGACATAGTCGATTCGCTTCGGGAGAATAAATCAGAAGAATTATCTATAGAAAATGCTCAACAGTGGTTTGTTGAAAAACATACTAGTGCAAATTCTCGCCAAAGCTCAGAGAATGCTAAAACACCAAACTGGAATCGGGCTCTGTATCTGGATTTTGAATTTGGCGAAGCAGTGGTTACACCGTTGATCTATCAGCAAAACTATTCAGTATCTTTTATAAAAAATAAGAACACCAGTAAGCAGAGTCCCAAAGCAACAATGTCATTAAATTCGTTAAACTATCTTTTAGTTTACAAGGATAAAGATAACAAGTATGTAGAGGAAATAGTGAGTATTATTCCAGAAGAAGAATATGTATTCCAATCAAACTACATGAAGAAAAATGTTTCTTTTAGTGGAATCATACAAGTAAAAGACTGGGAGGGAAACATAGCCAAAGGATATATTTATGATAATAATAAACTTATAGGTAAGATAACTGATACCAAGAATGCAAGGTTATTATTAGATTGTTACGAAACATCTTATTATTCATGTCCATCTGAAAACTTATCGTCAAGCGGTGAAGTCATGAATTACCAAGGTTGTAATTTTTTGTATTCTTCAACAAGTTGTTTTGCAAGTTCAGGTTCAAGTGATGGTAATGGCTATTCAAGTATTGTAGGATTTAATGCAGCAGAATCACCCGTTGAAAAAGCAAGAAAGCTGGCCGCTAAAGTACCACAAGCATACAAGCAAAATTTGCAATGCGTACCATTTGCCAATGCTTTGAAAAAGACTATGCAAATGAACAATATTAGTGGGAAACTGTTGGAAGTTAGAACCACCGTTCCAAATCAAAATATTATGAGTGATTTATATCAATCTGGTAATGTGCCAATTGCAACGAATGGTTATCATCAGGCCATACAAGTAGGCGATACAGTATTTGATAATTTAAATTCAGGTGGAGTTGACTACAATTCATGGCGTGGCGCTTTGGCAGCCCCTAGTACCTTAGTCGTGACGTCTTCGGATTTCTGA
- a CDS encoding ATP-binding cassette domain-containing protein → MVEQTSLISLNKLTVQRNGRALVRELSFQLNSNECWAVIGPTGSGKTTFLQALAGQFHAGPAVLSRRVSTEFVSFKEESSRFSYNGYFYQQRYQATMSDSPEGSDPAYKSIPTLRTFLQLTDSSESLALIERLGLTPLLDRAFIKLSNGQTRKARIGKALLKHPSVLLLDNPFVGLDAAFRTELTGWLGELTKHGLTLVVVTEPDDIPSFITHIAEMENGQIRWAGSKENYRPGDPIWPEITLPVLKTIAQVADFEEAFQLRDVTVRYGDTVILNGINWAVRAGERWALFGPNGAGKSVLLSLLYGDHPQAYANDVSVFGHRRGKSGESIWDVKRRIGFVSPELHLYFPQGLSARQVALTGLTDTLTPPNRISPETEEDLWNLLSYFELTHLINCSFGTLSAGEQRLVLLVRAFLKNAPVLLLDEPFQAIDSFHIHLARHLIDSFQNKTILFVTHNQRELPDRIDKLFSI, encoded by the coding sequence ATGGTAGAACAGACTTCGTTGATTTCGCTGAATAAATTAACCGTCCAGAGAAATGGACGCGCATTAGTACGGGAACTTTCATTTCAACTCAATTCAAACGAGTGCTGGGCGGTAATTGGGCCAACGGGCAGCGGGAAAACTACGTTTTTGCAAGCGCTTGCCGGTCAATTTCACGCTGGTCCTGCCGTATTATCCCGGCGGGTATCTACAGAATTTGTCTCCTTCAAAGAAGAATCCAGCCGGTTTTCCTATAACGGCTATTTCTACCAGCAACGCTACCAGGCCACTATGAGCGACAGCCCGGAAGGTAGCGATCCCGCTTATAAATCCATTCCAACACTTCGTACTTTTTTACAATTAACCGACTCGTCAGAGTCACTGGCGCTAATTGAGCGATTAGGTCTTACACCCTTATTGGATCGGGCATTTATTAAACTATCGAATGGTCAGACCCGGAAAGCGCGCATTGGTAAAGCGCTCCTAAAGCATCCATCGGTTTTATTGCTGGATAACCCTTTTGTAGGTCTTGATGCCGCTTTTCGGACCGAATTAACGGGTTGGTTAGGCGAACTTACGAAACATGGTTTGACACTGGTAGTAGTAACAGAACCTGATGATATTCCTTCTTTTATAACGCACATAGCTGAAATGGAGAACGGCCAGATTCGGTGGGCAGGTTCTAAAGAAAATTATCGTCCTGGGGATCCTATCTGGCCTGAAATTACTTTACCTGTACTGAAAACAATTGCTCAGGTGGCTGATTTTGAGGAAGCTTTTCAGCTCCGTGATGTAACTGTTCGTTATGGTGATACGGTGATACTGAACGGCATTAATTGGGCCGTTAGGGCGGGGGAGCGCTGGGCTTTATTTGGTCCAAACGGGGCCGGTAAATCAGTTTTGTTGAGCTTGCTCTACGGCGATCATCCGCAGGCATATGCCAATGATGTAAGTGTTTTTGGGCATCGACGCGGCAAATCGGGAGAAAGTATCTGGGATGTAAAACGCCGGATTGGATTTGTCTCGCCCGAATTACATTTATACTTTCCGCAGGGGTTATCTGCCCGGCAGGTAGCGCTCACAGGGTTGACGGATACTCTTACGCCCCCAAACCGGATTTCGCCCGAGACGGAAGAAGATTTATGGAATTTACTTTCGTATTTTGAATTAACCCATCTGATCAATTGCTCATTTGGTACATTATCGGCGGGCGAGCAACGATTGGTTTTATTAGTTCGGGCTTTTCTGAAAAATGCACCTGTCTTGTTACTGGATGAGCCATTCCAGGCAATCGATTCGTTTCATATTCACCTGGCTCGCCACCTGATTGATAGCTTTCAGAATAAGACCATTCTTTTCGTCACCCATAATCAGCGTGAGCTTCCTGATCGCATCGATAAACTCTTTTCAATTTAA
- a CDS encoding gluconate 2-dehydrogenase subunit 3 family protein: protein MNRRDALMRVAAFAGATMTLPALADTLEASAARRALTGKPLFFTADQDATVAELADTIIPTTKTPGAKAAKVNEVIDIILKDCYKPDDQQRFLEGLALTNKLSQEAYGKAFVQLDPTQRIEIVKKLQADDKAQRAQMAGAKTAAKVENSQADLQMPVAKKQYTPFFSILKDLTLTGYFTSEIGCTQALEYVAVPGRYDGCVTLKPGQKAWAI, encoded by the coding sequence ATGAACAGAAGAGACGCCCTCATGCGGGTAGCTGCGTTCGCTGGTGCGACAATGACGTTGCCTGCGTTAGCTGATACGCTCGAAGCCTCGGCTGCCCGACGTGCCCTGACGGGCAAGCCGCTTTTCTTTACGGCCGATCAGGATGCGACCGTCGCTGAACTGGCTGATACGATTATACCAACCACGAAGACCCCCGGTGCTAAAGCTGCTAAGGTGAATGAAGTGATTGATATTATTCTGAAAGACTGCTATAAGCCCGATGATCAGCAACGCTTTTTAGAAGGCCTTGCTTTAACCAACAAACTGAGCCAGGAGGCCTACGGAAAAGCCTTTGTGCAACTCGATCCAACACAGCGTATTGAGATTGTAAAGAAACTCCAGGCGGATGACAAGGCGCAGCGGGCCCAGATGGCCGGTGCTAAAACGGCGGCTAAGGTGGAAAACTCCCAGGCCGACCTGCAAATGCCGGTTGCCAAAAAACAGTATACGCCCTTCTTCTCCATTCTGAAAGACTTGACTTTAACCGGTTATTTCACTTCTGAAATCGGTTGCACACAGGCGCTTGAATACGTGGCCGTTCCTGGTCGTTATGACGGTTGTGTTACACTCAAACCCGGCCAGAAGGCCTGGGCCATTTAA
- a CDS encoding GMC oxidoreductase produces the protein MNLNIDAKKDMTYDAIVVGSGISGGWAAKELTQKGLKVLMLERGRDIKHVEGYVTATNNPWDFPHRGRITTLAAEEYWANMRTGYTANEEWRHHFENDKENPYLEKRKVDWIRGYHVGGRSLMWGRQSYRWNKEDFMANGKEGIGVDWPIRYEDLAPWYDRVEAFVGVSGSKDGLDVLPDGNFLPAMQMNCLEKEAKKRIEKAFPGRTVTMGRTAHLTAPKQVHYDLGRAACQFRNQCMRGCPYGAYFSTQAATLPAAMKTGKLTLRPDSIVSEVLYDEKKGKATGVRVIDQNTKEVREYYARIIFLNASAFASTSILMNSKSHRFPNGMGNESDQLGRNIMDHHLAVGASGTFDGMEDQYYYGRRANGVYVPRYRNWGGDKRDYVRGFGYQGGAGRGGWGRGNGMDGFGADFKESLTTPGQWTMSLGGFGEMIADPNNRMTLSPDQKDKWGLPLIVFDAAYGENERKMRIDMMNDAAEMLQAAGLKNVTPYNDESKHPGIGIHEMGTARMGRDPKTSVLNAHNQLHAVKNVFNTDGACMTSASCVNPSLTYMALTARAADFAVKEMKKGSL, from the coding sequence ATGAATCTCAATATCGACGCTAAAAAAGATATGACCTACGATGCAATTGTCGTTGGGTCTGGAATTTCGGGTGGATGGGCTGCGAAGGAGCTCACACAGAAAGGGTTGAAAGTGCTAATGCTGGAGCGCGGCCGGGATATCAAACACGTAGAAGGCTACGTAACCGCGACAAATAATCCCTGGGATTTTCCGCATCGGGGGCGTATAACAACCCTGGCGGCCGAAGAATATTGGGCCAATATGCGTACCGGTTACACGGCCAACGAGGAATGGCGGCACCATTTTGAGAATGATAAAGAAAACCCTTATCTCGAAAAACGTAAAGTTGACTGGATTCGGGGCTATCACGTAGGTGGCCGCTCACTGATGTGGGGCCGTCAGAGTTACCGTTGGAACAAAGAAGACTTCATGGCAAATGGCAAAGAAGGTATTGGTGTTGACTGGCCAATTCGTTATGAAGACCTGGCTCCCTGGTACGATCGTGTTGAAGCGTTTGTAGGCGTATCTGGCAGTAAGGACGGTCTGGATGTACTACCAGATGGTAACTTCCTGCCAGCGATGCAGATGAACTGCCTGGAAAAAGAAGCCAAAAAGCGCATCGAAAAGGCATTTCCTGGTCGTACGGTTACGATGGGTCGTACGGCTCACCTAACGGCTCCCAAACAGGTTCACTATGATCTGGGACGGGCGGCTTGCCAATTCCGTAACCAATGTATGCGCGGCTGTCCTTATGGGGCCTACTTTAGTACACAGGCGGCAACGCTGCCTGCGGCCATGAAAACAGGCAAGCTGACGCTACGGCCCGATTCGATTGTTTCGGAAGTACTATACGACGAGAAAAAAGGGAAGGCTACCGGTGTTCGGGTTATTGATCAGAATACGAAAGAGGTGCGGGAGTACTACGCCCGGATTATCTTCCTGAATGCATCAGCTTTTGCCAGTACGTCAATTCTGATGAATTCCAAGTCGCACCGTTTCCCGAATGGTATGGGTAATGAGTCCGATCAACTCGGTCGGAACATTATGGATCACCATTTGGCAGTGGGCGCTTCAGGAACATTTGACGGAATGGAAGACCAATACTACTACGGCCGACGGGCTAATGGCGTGTATGTACCGCGCTATCGGAACTGGGGTGGCGACAAACGGGATTATGTTCGTGGGTTTGGCTATCAGGGTGGTGCTGGCCGGGGCGGTTGGGGCCGTGGAAACGGTATGGACGGCTTTGGGGCCGACTTTAAAGAAAGCCTGACAACGCCTGGTCAGTGGACAATGAGTCTGGGTGGCTTCGGTGAAATGATCGCCGATCCTAACAACCGGATGACGCTCTCGCCTGACCAAAAAGATAAGTGGGGCCTTCCGCTCATCGTATTCGATGCAGCTTATGGCGAAAACGAACGGAAAATGCGGATTGACATGATGAACGATGCTGCCGAAATGCTGCAGGCCGCCGGTCTGAAGAATGTAACGCCCTATAACGACGAATCGAAACACCCAGGCATCGGTATCCACGAAATGGGGACAGCTCGTATGGGTCGCGATCCTAAAACGTCTGTTCTGAATGCGCACAACCAATTGCATGCTGTGAAGAATGTTTTCAATACAGACGGAGCCTGTATGACATCGGCATCTTGTGTAAACCCTTCATTAACGTACATGGCACTTACGGCTCGCGCGGCTGATTTCGCTGTGAAAGAAATGAAGAAGGGTTCGTTGTAA
- a CDS encoding gliding motility-associated C-terminal domain-containing protein has product MTKQLLNKFIGNYGWALFWLMALPNVMAMSYPLADTCQHPDPPVITGSAKAICRNELVTLTATGCVGTVIWSNGDIGNSITLKPQQTTKYTAICRAKPGCISCFADVWKVTVNTPNAPTVTASSKLICPNDVATLTASTCKGTIHWISQDGSRQDTGSVWTGKLQTTASFRATCEQNNCISNPSIPVSVQVALPSAPTISADKPEICAGQSVQLRASGCVGIVRWMDGSEGIVRTVNPNKTIHYSAVCQVGSCHSDSAKAVSVVVRLVDQKLNLLTTLTNVCPFQTADLSKAITGQIGSVVRYEFRTAPSSSAPAVQSPGAVTAGTYYIFGRNAEGCYTEPVPITVTSTPCKNGIAPCLSNPATVAIRLDSIDWTKGIVQLKGQLGGSATQPTWQSDGGGLFTDTGVNARYLFSETDRQRGTTTFMLSVADPDGSGPCVGMSAQQTMSAPSRELVGLSKKASEPIWVVDGKERLVEFTYQLIVANMGKNALKHVQVADNLDVAFSGVGAQIHSVRVRADSNLAINPAYTGRGVDTTLITGGSLPANGHGRIWLTVQVNVSQASTLTFTNIASAQAIDANGGLCRDRSTNGIDADPDQNGNPADNDEPTTIVLHSLQSEESETVFIPEGFSPNGDGINDRFVIQRVPVGVTIQLDIYNRWGNLVYQNTNYVNDWDGSSNQGVKVADTKQGLPDGTYYYQVRLSDGREFVRFLTLAR; this is encoded by the coding sequence ATGACGAAACAACTACTAAATAAATTTATTGGAAATTATGGATGGGCGCTGTTTTGGCTAATGGCATTGCCAAACGTCATGGCCATGTCCTACCCATTGGCCGATACATGTCAGCATCCCGATCCGCCTGTCATTACGGGCTCGGCCAAAGCTATTTGCCGTAATGAATTGGTTACACTTACCGCAACAGGCTGCGTAGGCACCGTTATTTGGTCAAATGGGGATATTGGCAATAGCATTACTCTAAAACCGCAGCAGACCACAAAATACACGGCTATTTGTCGCGCTAAACCCGGTTGTATTAGTTGCTTTGCCGACGTCTGGAAGGTCACGGTTAATACGCCCAACGCTCCCACGGTAACAGCCTCCTCAAAGCTCATCTGTCCTAACGATGTTGCCACGTTAACGGCATCGACCTGCAAAGGAACTATCCACTGGATCAGTCAGGATGGAAGTAGGCAGGATACAGGATCTGTATGGACAGGCAAATTACAGACAACAGCTAGCTTCCGGGCCACCTGTGAACAGAACAACTGTATTAGTAATCCATCTATTCCTGTTTCAGTACAGGTAGCCCTCCCCAGTGCACCGACGATTTCGGCCGACAAACCTGAAATCTGCGCTGGACAGTCTGTGCAGTTACGGGCATCTGGCTGTGTGGGTATCGTTCGCTGGATGGATGGAAGCGAGGGGATCGTACGAACGGTAAACCCTAATAAAACAATACATTACAGCGCTGTATGCCAGGTTGGTTCATGCCATAGCGACAGCGCTAAAGCCGTATCGGTAGTAGTGCGTTTAGTGGATCAGAAGTTGAATTTGCTAACGACACTTACCAATGTTTGCCCCTTCCAGACGGCAGATTTGTCGAAAGCCATTACAGGACAAATTGGTTCAGTCGTACGCTATGAATTCCGAACAGCACCATCTAGTTCAGCACCTGCTGTTCAATCGCCAGGGGCGGTGACAGCCGGAACTTATTATATTTTCGGTCGTAATGCAGAAGGTTGTTATACGGAACCTGTACCCATAACTGTAACAAGCACACCTTGTAAAAATGGCATTGCACCTTGTTTGAGTAACCCAGCTACAGTGGCTATCCGGCTGGATTCGATTGACTGGACCAAGGGCATTGTGCAACTAAAAGGGCAATTGGGTGGTTCTGCAACTCAGCCCACCTGGCAAAGCGATGGTGGAGGCCTATTTACAGACACAGGTGTAAATGCTCGTTATCTGTTCTCAGAAACCGATCGGCAACGGGGCACAACTACTTTTATGCTTTCAGTAGCTGACCCCGATGGTAGCGGTCCCTGTGTAGGTATGTCAGCTCAACAGACCATGAGTGCGCCATCCCGAGAATTGGTAGGTTTGAGCAAGAAAGCGAGTGAACCAATCTGGGTAGTTGACGGGAAAGAACGTTTGGTTGAATTCACTTACCAACTTATTGTTGCAAATATGGGTAAAAACGCCCTGAAACATGTTCAGGTAGCCGATAACTTAGACGTAGCGTTCTCTGGTGTAGGTGCGCAAATCCATTCCGTACGTGTACGGGCCGATAGTAATTTAGCGATTAATCCAGCCTATACAGGCCGTGGTGTCGACACAACATTAATAACTGGTGGGAGCCTGCCTGCCAACGGACATGGACGCATCTGGTTGACTGTACAGGTAAATGTGAGTCAGGCCAGCACGCTAACCTTCACGAATATAGCCTCGGCTCAGGCTATCGACGCCAATGGGGGACTTTGCCGTGACCGTTCGACAAATGGTATTGATGCCGACCCTGATCAGAATGGCAATCCAGCCGACAATGATGAACCAACAACTATTGTACTTCACTCGTTACAATCGGAAGAAAGTGAAACGGTATTTATTCCCGAGGGTTTTTCGCCCAACGGCGATGGGATTAATGATCGATTCGTTATCCAGCGAGTGCCTGTTGGGGTAACTATTCAACTGGACATTTATAATCGATGGGGAAATTTGGTTTATCAAAACACAAATTATGTGAATGATTGGGATGGTTCGTCAAATCAAGGTGTCAAAGTAGCTGATACAAAACAAGGCCTTCCCGATGGCACCTATTATTACCAGGTTCGACTGAGTGATGGACGAGAATTTGTCCGATTCCTGACACTGGCCCGATAA
- a CDS encoding cytochrome c oxidase subunit 3 has protein sequence MSNFVTKRREPFRFMVWMGIASSVMIFTMLLVAYVVRRTGSGWATIKLPTVFLISTVVIMLSSFTLNNATLAFRHERFASYRTNLATTLGLGILFMLLQGWGWRQMVLAGIGLKSNPAGGFIYIISGIHLLHILVGLIFLGIILGEALLRRPYIDSFVYSVNPPNRLKIKLITLYWHFVDILWIGLFLFLLVHHGINWHLSL, from the coding sequence ATGAGCAATTTCGTGACCAAACGGCGAGAGCCGTTCCGTTTTATGGTCTGGATGGGTATTGCCAGTAGTGTAATGATTTTCACGATGTTGTTGGTGGCCTATGTAGTTCGTCGGACTGGATCAGGGTGGGCCACAATAAAGCTGCCTACTGTCTTTTTAATCAGTACCGTCGTGATCATGCTGAGCAGCTTTACACTCAACAATGCCACATTGGCATTCCGGCACGAACGCTTCGCAAGCTACCGAACTAATTTAGCCACTACACTTGGATTGGGGATTCTCTTTATGCTATTACAAGGCTGGGGTTGGCGGCAAATGGTCCTGGCTGGTATTGGACTAAAGAGCAACCCGGCAGGCGGATTCATCTACATTATATCCGGAATTCATTTGCTTCACATTCTGGTTGGTCTAATTTTCCTTGGGATTATTTTGGGAGAAGCCCTACTCCGCCGACCCTATATCGACTCATTTGTATATAGCGTAAATCCACCAAACCGGCTTAAAATCAAACTAATTACGCTTTATTGGCATTTTGTCGACATCCTTTGGATCGGCTTATTTCTTTTCCTGCTTGTTCATCATGGCATCAATTGGCACCTGTCTTTATAG
- a CDS encoding OmpA family protein, with product MSKNWITWILGGFLWLGSITAWAQTDSLLQQADRLLNYKAYGRAIEAYSQILTEQADQLTPTQKSTAQSRIAYAYKQVGDGQKAERYYREALANGANEDPQQVLQFAQTLVGNGKFQEGQKQFERYTQLKDKQPTRQSITPPPGTNKAGSRKEAVKYRLEYLAFNTSGEEFSPAFYQDGLVYVAGKKGGSAIETTGSGGGSGYLDLLYIPNRNNLKAASIINADGSTSKASNERAKTDRQTDNSNYGRQTANDSPTVPNFSEGINISSGLGYEVSPQNASKRFSRTLNTKYHEGPATFSQDGSQIIFTRNNYNNGRANKSTEGVNKLKLYTAIQQNGAWTDIVELPFNSDEYSVGHPALSHDDALLYFASDMPGGFGGTDLYVTRFQDGRWSRPVNLGSTINTKGNELFPFVDEGGNLYFSTDGHKGLGGLDVFFATLSQGITVQSVEHLDAPINSPQDDFGLITDANRQGGYFSSNRRDGNDDIYRFVRESSLYGCRDLVIRLYDTHTEQPLDSVNVLVKSRGEGRPDKTLTSDQNGYVRICLEGTNDFIFQASRDGYINSTVGFTNRAITDDQPSRLEIGLIKPTVIMDTIPAVNTNVALTRSRVRGVVVSERDHRPIEGVTVKLRNECDRTQLEYVTGPDGRYTFDINEGCDYTLVASKPAFGTNTNKIKRLPKKAKPKELSADLKMLSVGDVVTIDNIYYDLDQSSLRPDASRELDKVVATMRKYPTLIIEIRSHTDSRGEAERNKVLSLQRAKAVANYLVSKGISRRRMATLGMGESQLVNNCTDGVICTEAEHQRNRRTEFKVVAIK from the coding sequence ATGAGTAAGAATTGGATAACGTGGATTTTGGGAGGATTTCTGTGGCTGGGCTCGATAACGGCTTGGGCACAGACCGATTCTCTGTTGCAGCAGGCTGACCGTTTGCTCAACTATAAAGCGTATGGACGAGCAATAGAAGCTTACTCGCAAATCTTAACCGAGCAGGCGGATCAGCTCACGCCTACACAGAAATCAACAGCTCAAAGCCGTATAGCGTATGCCTACAAGCAGGTTGGTGATGGGCAAAAAGCGGAGCGTTATTATCGGGAAGCACTGGCTAATGGTGCTAATGAAGATCCACAACAGGTACTACAGTTTGCGCAGACACTAGTGGGTAATGGTAAATTTCAGGAAGGTCAGAAGCAATTTGAACGCTATACACAACTAAAGGATAAACAGCCTACCCGACAATCCATCACTCCGCCACCGGGAACGAATAAGGCGGGTAGCCGAAAAGAAGCGGTAAAATATCGGTTAGAATATCTGGCGTTTAATACATCTGGAGAAGAGTTTAGTCCAGCCTTTTACCAGGACGGGCTCGTGTATGTGGCCGGGAAAAAAGGTGGCTCGGCTATTGAAACAACCGGCAGTGGGGGAGGATCAGGTTATCTGGATCTGCTGTACATACCCAACCGAAATAACCTGAAAGCAGCTAGTATCATTAATGCGGATGGTAGCACCAGTAAAGCTTCTAATGAACGGGCTAAAACCGATCGACAGACTGATAATAGCAACTATGGACGCCAAACGGCTAATGACTCGCCAACGGTTCCAAATTTTAGTGAAGGAATTAACATCTCATCGGGACTAGGCTACGAAGTGAGTCCCCAGAATGCGTCGAAACGATTTAGTCGTACACTTAATACGAAATATCACGAAGGTCCAGCCACATTCTCACAGGATGGCTCACAAATTATTTTTACCCGTAATAATTACAACAATGGTCGGGCAAATAAGAGTACAGAAGGGGTAAACAAGCTTAAACTCTACACGGCGATCCAGCAAAACGGTGCCTGGACAGATATTGTTGAGCTACCTTTCAATAGTGATGAATATTCGGTTGGTCATCCTGCGCTGAGCCACGATGATGCTTTACTCTATTTCGCATCGGATATGCCCGGTGGCTTTGGGGGTACTGATCTATACGTTACCCGTTTTCAGGATGGGCGATGGAGTCGCCCGGTCAATCTGGGGAGTACGATTAACACAAAAGGCAACGAATTATTTCCCTTTGTCGATGAAGGCGGTAACCTGTATTTCTCGACGGATGGCCATAAGGGTCTGGGTGGATTAGATGTGTTTTTTGCAACCTTAAGCCAGGGCATCACCGTTCAATCGGTGGAGCATCTCGACGCGCCAATTAACTCCCCGCAGGATGATTTTGGGTTGATTACAGATGCGAACCGTCAGGGAGGTTATTTTAGTAGTAACCGGCGGGATGGCAATGATGATATTTACCGATTTGTGCGGGAAAGTTCACTATATGGTTGTCGCGATCTGGTCATCCGACTGTACGATACACATACCGAACAGCCTCTGGATAGTGTTAACGTATTGGTTAAATCACGGGGAGAGGGTCGTCCAGATAAAACCCTGACCAGTGACCAGAACGGGTACGTCAGAATTTGCCTGGAAGGAACGAATGACTTTATTTTCCAGGCCAGTCGCGACGGCTACATTAACAGTACGGTAGGCTTTACAAACCGCGCTATAACAGACGATCAACCCAGTCGACTTGAGATTGGCCTGATAAAGCCAACGGTTATTATGGATACGATTCCGGCGGTAAATACCAACGTTGCGCTAACCCGTTCGCGGGTTCGTGGAGTGGTGGTGAGTGAACGGGATCACCGCCCAATTGAGGGAGTAACGGTCAAACTCCGTAATGAATGCGACCGCACCCAGCTTGAGTACGTAACCGGACCCGATGGGCGCTATACATTCGATATCAATGAGGGCTGCGATTATACATTAGTAGCCTCGAAGCCTGCATTTGGCACGAACACCAATAAAATAAAGCGGTTACCTAAAAAGGCCAAACCTAAAGAGCTGTCCGCTGATTTGAAGATGCTCAGTGTGGGGGATGTAGTAACGATCGACAATATTTACTATGACCTTGACCAGTCCAGCCTTCGGCCCGATGCTTCGCGCGAGTTAGATAAAGTCGTAGCAACCATGCGCAAGTACCCAACGCTGATTATCGAAATTCGCTCCCATACCGATAGCCGGGGTGAAGCTGAACGCAACAAAGTGCTGTCCTTGCAACGTGCCAAAGCAGTGGCTAACTACTTAGTATCGAAAGGAATCAGCCGTCGGCGTATGGCCACCCTGGGCATGGGCGAGTCGCAATTAGTGAACAACTGTACTGATGGCGTGATTTGTACCGAAGCGGAGCACCAGCGTAACCGCCGAACGGAATTTAAAGTTGTGGCGATAAAGTAA
- the ispE gene encoding 4-(cytidine 5'-diphospho)-2-C-methyl-D-erythritol kinase: MLTFPSCKINLGLRITEKRSDGFHNLQSCFYPVSWGDVLEIIPADKFSFSSSGLLIPGDLQGNLCVRAYSLLKADVDLPPVQMHLHKLVPIGAGLGGGSADAAFVLRSLNEQFGLGLSVSQLEDYARQLGSDCAFFIQNRPLYCVEKGDVFSEIPLDLTGYHIVLVYPNLAISTAEAYAGVRPRQPEISLSEQLQMPIDSWRDTVHNDFEDSLFPRYPVLAQIKQQLYEAGAVYASMSGSGSTVYGIFNTPIVTPNQFSAYRVWKGEL, from the coding sequence ATGCTTACATTCCCTTCCTGCAAAATCAACCTCGGCTTACGGATCACTGAAAAGCGGTCTGACGGCTTTCATAACCTGCAATCGTGCTTTTATCCCGTTAGTTGGGGTGATGTGCTGGAAATAATTCCGGCTGATAAATTTAGCTTTAGTAGTAGCGGTTTACTCATTCCCGGCGATCTCCAGGGCAATCTTTGTGTTCGGGCTTATTCACTATTGAAAGCCGACGTTGATCTTCCACCTGTTCAAATGCACCTCCATAAACTTGTACCGATTGGGGCTGGACTAGGTGGAGGTTCCGCTGATGCAGCTTTTGTATTGAGATCACTTAATGAACAATTTGGGTTGGGGCTGAGTGTTTCCCAATTGGAAGATTATGCCCGTCAGCTTGGCAGTGACTGCGCTTTTTTTATCCAGAATCGGCCGTTGTATTGTGTAGAAAAAGGCGATGTATTTTCGGAGATTCCGCTTGACCTGACGGGCTACCATATCGTGCTCGTTTACCCAAATCTGGCTATTTCCACCGCCGAGGCCTACGCTGGTGTTCGACCTCGCCAACCTGAAATCTCGTTGTCCGAGCAATTACAAATGCCGATTGATAGCTGGCGCGATACGGTGCATAATGATTTTGAAGATAGCCTGTTTCCCCGATATCCGGTTTTGGCTCAGATTAAGCAGCAGCTTTATGAGGCTGGAGCTGTATACGCTAGCATGAGCGGTTCGGGATCAACGGTGTACGGAATTTTCAATACCCCTATTGTTACCCCAAACCAATTTTCGGCCTACCGCGTTTGGAAAGGAGAATTATAA